In Ensifer sp. PDNC004, the sequence CCCGTGCCACTTGGCGACTATGCCGCGATGTCGGTTGCGTGGCTTGACGTGCGCGCACAGGATGCCGAGAAACTCGGCGATGCCGTTACGAATTCCCGCGCAACGCTGGAAGGCCTTGGTATCTCGTTTGAAGTCGAGGGCTGCTACCCGGAGGAAGCGTGGGTCGAGGATGACATCGGCGAGCGCGCACGTTACGCCGACATGACACTGATTGGATCAAGCCTCGAAGCGAGCTCCCGGCTTCGTTCGCACGCAATTGAAGGTGCGCTTTTTCGTTCGGCCCACCCAGTCCTTCTGTCGGGCAACCGCCAGTCGGTGACGTTAGCACCGAAAAAGATCCTGCTTGCATGGAACTCCACCATCGAAGCCGCCAGAGCCGCACGCGAAGCGCTTGAGATGATGAAGGCCGCTGACAGCGTCAACGTGGTACTGGTCGATCCCACGGCGGCGCCGGCAAGAAACGGAGAGGAACCGGGAGCCGATGTTGCGACTTACCTCGCCAGACACGGCATTAGGGTCACCGTTGACAGGCTCCCGAGCTCAGGCCGTCAGATCCATGAGGTGTTGATGCAGCATGCGCTCGACACCTCGGTCGACCTGATCGTTATGGGTGCCTATGGCCATTCGCGGGTTCGCGAACGCATGTTCGGTGGTGTGACGAAAGCCATGATCGAGGCACCCGCAGTGCCGGTGTTGATGGTCCATTGAACCATCGAACACAAGAAACAACAGGTGCGCCGCCTGGGAGCGGCACACCTTTCAGTTTTCAAGCTTCAAGTCTCACTCTCACAGCACGCCCGCCCGGTCATTTCAAGGACATCAATACTGAAGAACAGGTGCGGATAATGACCGGATATTTCCTGCGGAGCGGGCTTCAGGCCGCCCGGTTCCCACCAATTTGCTCTCTTTTCGAGAAGCGACCAGGCGTGCAGGTACTCGCGGTGCCACTGACCTGTCGGGGCAAGTTCCTGATAGCGCCCGTATATCACGACGCTTTTCCACTCGTTTCCTGAAACTGCGTCTATCTGCAGGCAAACATTGGGATTTTTACGCATCCAATCGATCTTCCGACCAGGCATGGAAAATGCATAAAGGCAATTTCCGGCGTAAGCATAGGTGATCGGTACGACATAGGGCTTGTTGTTCTCGCAACAGGCAAGGCGCCCCACGCGGCTCTCCTGAACAAGGCTGCTGCAATCGTGACGGGACATTTCCTTGATGATCATGATCCACCTCCTTGGGCGAATGTCTCAAGATTAGATCCATAAACTTCATCCCGCTTTGACGCCCCTCAAAGACCCGTATCCGGCGGAGGCGCATACTTCGTTGCAGACTGGATGAAGAAACCTTCGGAGGCCGTCATGAACGATAACAGTTTACGACAGGATATTCTCGACGAACTCGATTATGAGCCCAGCCTCGACGCCGCAAACATCGGCGTCACCGTTGAGAATGGAATAGTGACCCTGACTGGTCACGTCCACAGCTTCGCCGAAAAACACGCCGCCGAACAGGTTGCTCGACGGATAAGGGGTGTTCGGGCGATCGCGGAGGAAATCGCGGTGCGGTTGCCCGAGCACAAGAAAACTGCCGATGACGAGATCGCAAGCCGTGTTCTGAAGATCCTCGACTGGGGTGCGGCTATTTCCGATCTGAGCGATATTCAGGTGAAGGTTGAAAACGGGTTCGTCACACTCGCCGGCGCTGTCGACTTCTATTTTCAACGTTCGGCGGCCGAACATTCCGTTCGCCAGCTCTCCGGTGTAACGGGGATCGATAACCAGTTGAGGATCCGGCCAAGGATGGATGTCGTCGATATTCGTCACGGCATCAAGCAGGCCTTGCGACGGAATGCCGAAATCGAGGCAGAGGACATCGAGGTTGAAGTCTCGGGCAACCACGTGACCCTGCGCGGGAAAGTCCAAAGCGCCCGAGAGCGTATCACCGCCGAGCAGGCTGCCTGGTCCGCAAAAGGGGTGAGTGGGGTAACCGACTATCTGACGGTGTCCGACAAGTAGGCACTTTTGGTCAGCGTTCCTCCGAGGGCTCATGATAGCCGACACTATCCCACTCAGCCTCACCCGGCGTCAAAAGGAAGACAATGGCTCTACGGGGCTCACGAGCGGGGAGGCCCGCAGCCGGTTGGCCAAGTGTGGTCCAAACGCCCTGCCCGAACCACGGGCAGGGTCGGTGGCCGAAGACCAGCCGCAAACAGGAACGGACTGTTTTCAACCTCCGACACGTACGCAACGATACCGCCAAGTCCGGAAATTCCGAAGGTTCGTATGCCGGCTGTCCGGCTGACTTCCGGCCTCTCCCTCTCGCACCACCCCCGCCTCCAACCCGCCGAGAAGGCCAATTGCAAGTGCGAGCCCGAAACGAAGGAAAAGCGGTTCGATTTGCACTCTCCAAGGCGGCATACGTGCTGAGATCAAACCATCGCATTTGTGCTCAGCTAACTTCGATCATGTCTTTGACGATGATCAATGCTTGCGGTTTGGAAATGTATGAGGCTGTCCTGAGAGGAGTTTTCCATGGATAACCATATCCTGGTTGCAAGCGATGGATCCGATGAAGCGCGCGACGCCGTGGCGATGGCCGCAAAGTTTGCCAAGGCGATCGACGCTCCCCTGACCGTTCTCCACGTTGCCCCACCAAATTTTGCAAGCGCAACACAGAGCCTTCCCGGATTCGGACACGTTCTCCCAGTCGGCAACATGATCCCTGGCATGTCGAGGCCGGCAGGGGAACTTTCACGTACGCCCGGCGATGGAATCGATGAGAGTGCCATGATGCTCGGCAAGACAATTGCGGACGAAGCTCGAAATGTGGCACGTGGGCTCGGCGTCGAGAACGTCTCCGTGCGACTGGAAGTGGGCGACTGCGCCGAGACGATTCTTGAGACTGCAGCGGAGATCAGCGCAAGCTTGATCGTCGTTGGCAGCCGGGGCCTTGGGCGACTGAAGGGCATACTTCTCGGGAGTGTGTCGAAGAAGGTGGCTCAGGATGCGCAATGTTCGGTCCTTATCGTGCGTTGAGGTTTGCGAAGAAGAACGGTTGGCTTGCCGCGCTAAGGTGTCTGCGAGACTGACCACGTTGACGATCTAGGGAACCCGGCTCTTGAGCGCTCATCACACAAATGTCCTGCGGTGGCGAGAAGGCGCCGCTGCCCGCGAGCGTAGGCTCGCCCTCCTCTCGCCGCCCGAACTGCCAGAAATTTCTGACTCCGGCATCACGGGCCGGATCAACGGGCGGGAGTTCGTCCGCCTTCTGATTGACGACAACCATCTCTCGCGCGGGATCTGGATGAGGACAGAGGGAACAATTGCAGTCTCTGTCGCCGAGGATCGCATCGTTGCAGGCGCATTCCTTTTGCCCGACGAAGTCAGGCGGGTAGGCCACGACCAGACGGATGAAGTATCTGTCCGAGGCGGTTGTGAGACTGCACTTTGCCGAGAGGAAGACCGTCTACTGAGGTTGCTCGCGCCTGCGCGATATCAGCCGACAAGAGGCGGCAAGGCAACAGCAGTGTGCAAGTTCGACGTGATCGGGGTCTGACATGGCAACAGCAACAGAAAATCCATCCATGACGCGTTCGCGGTGGAGCTTTTCGAAGACCATGGCGCGCCGTATACGGCCGCTGGCCCCCGCTGTGCCCGTGCAACTGAACGAGACCTTTGGGAAATTCATCTGGAGTGTTACCGGCCTACACCAATTTTATGTCGGCGCGGTCGCCATCGGCGTGACGCTCTTCAACTTCATACCGATC encodes:
- a CDS encoding universal stress protein translates to MTYKTVLLVVDADNYDLDLRTAADLCMAGSAHLSVLLVRLAAPVPLGDYAAMSVAWLDVRAQDAEKLGDAVTNSRATLEGLGISFEVEGCYPEEAWVEDDIGERARYADMTLIGSSLEASSRLRSHAIEGALFRSAHPVLLSGNRQSVTLAPKKILLAWNSTIEAARAAREALEMMKAADSVNVVLVDPTAAPARNGEEPGADVATYLARHGIRVTVDRLPSSGRQIHEVLMQHALDTSVDLIVMGAYGHSRVRERMFGGVTKAMIEAPAVPVLMVH
- a CDS encoding pyridoxamine 5'-phosphate oxidase family protein, translated to MIIKEMSRHDCSSLVQESRVGRLACCENNKPYVVPITYAYAGNCLYAFSMPGRKIDWMRKNPNVCLQIDAVSGNEWKSVVIYGRYQELAPTGQWHREYLHAWSLLEKRANWWEPGGLKPAPQEISGHYPHLFFSIDVLEMTGRACCESET
- a CDS encoding BON domain-containing protein, with product MNDNSLRQDILDELDYEPSLDAANIGVTVENGIVTLTGHVHSFAEKHAAEQVARRIRGVRAIAEEIAVRLPEHKKTADDEIASRVLKILDWGAAISDLSDIQVKVENGFVTLAGAVDFYFQRSAAEHSVRQLSGVTGIDNQLRIRPRMDVVDIRHGIKQALRRNAEIEAEDIEVEVSGNHVTLRGKVQSARERITAEQAAWSAKGVSGVTDYLTVSDK
- a CDS encoding cation-transporting P-type ATPase, whose product is MIADTIPLSLTRRQKEDNGSTGLTSGEARSRLAKCGPNALPEPRAGSVAEDQPQTGTDCFQPPTRTQRYRQVRKFRRFVCRLSG
- a CDS encoding universal stress protein; this translates as MDNHILVASDGSDEARDAVAMAAKFAKAIDAPLTVLHVAPPNFASATQSLPGFGHVLPVGNMIPGMSRPAGELSRTPGDGIDESAMMLGKTIADEARNVARGLGVENVSVRLEVGDCAETILETAAEISASLIVVGSRGLGRLKGILLGSVSKKVAQDAQCSVLIVR